One genomic segment of Mastomys coucha isolate ucsf_1 unplaced genomic scaffold, UCSF_Mcou_1 pScaffold22, whole genome shotgun sequence includes these proteins:
- the Kremen1 gene encoding kremen protein 1 isoform X3: MGKEVWVSTTTAVPGNLGCYKDHGNPPPLTGTSKTSNKLTIQTCISFCRSQRFKFAGMESGYACFCGNNPDYWKHGEAASTECNSVCFGDHTQPCGGDGRIILFDTLVGACGGNYSAMAAVVYSPDFPDTYATGRVCYWTIRVPGASRIHFNFTLFDIRDSADMVELLDGYTHRVLVRLSGRNRPPLSFNVSLDFVILYFFSDRINQAQGFAVLYQATKEEPPQERPTINQTLAEVITEQANLSVSAAHSSKVLYVITPSPSHPPQTAPGSHSWAPSVGASSHRVEGWTVYGLATLLILTVTAIVAKTLLHVTFKSHRVPASGDLRACRQPGASGEIWTIFYEPSTTISIFKKKLKGQSQQDDRNPLVSD; this comes from the exons TGCCTGGAAACCTTGGCTGCTACAAGGATCATGGAAACCCACCTCCTCTCACGGGCACCAGTAAAACATCCAACAAGCTCACCATACAAACCTGTATCAGCTTTTGTCGGAGTCAGAGATTCAAG TTCGCTGGGATGGAGTCAGGCTACGCATGCTTCTGTGGGAACAACCCTGACTACTGGAAGCACGGGGAGGCAGCCAGCACCGAGTGCAATAGTGTCTGCTTCGGGGACCACACACAGCCCTGCGGTGGGGACGGCAGGATTATCCTCTTTGACA CTCTCGTGGGCGCCTGCGGTGGGAACTACTCAGCCATGGCAGCCGTGGTCTACTCCCCTGACTTCCCTGACACCTACGCCACTGGGCGGGTCTGCTACTGGACCATCCGGGTTCCGGGAGCCTCTCGAATCCATTTCAACTTCACCCTATTTGACATCAGAGATTCTGCAGATATGGTGGAGCTGCTGGATGGCTACACCCACCGCGTCCTGGTCCGGCTCAGTGGAAGGAACCGCCCACCTTTGTCCTTTAATGTCTCTCTGGATTTtgtcattttgtatttcttctctgaTCGCATCAACCAGGCCCAGGGATTTGCTGTCTTGTACCAAG CCACCAAGGAGGAGCCACCACAGGAGAGGCCTACCATCAACCAGACCCTGGCAGAGGTGATCACCGAGCAAGCCAACCTCAGCGTCAGCGCTGCCCACTCCTCCAAAGTCCTCTATGTCatcacccccagccccagccacccTCCGCAGACCGCCCCAGGTAGCCATTCCTGGGCACCATCGGTTGGGGCCAGCAGCCACAGAGTGGAAG GATGGACCGTGTACGGCCTGGCGACCCTCCTCATCCTCACAGTCACAGCCATTGTTGCAAAGACTCTTCTGCACGTCACATTTAA ATCTCATCGAGTTCCTGCTTCAGGAGACCTTAGGGCCTGCCGCCAGCCTGGGGCTTCTGGGGAAATCTGGACCATTTTCTATGAACCTTCCACTACAATCTCCATCTTTAAGAAGAAGCTCAAGGGTCAGAGTCAACAAGATGACCGAAATCCCCTCGTGAGTGACTGA